From a region of the Oncorhynchus keta strain PuntledgeMale-10-30-2019 chromosome 13, Oket_V2, whole genome shotgun sequence genome:
- the LOC127906875 gene encoding uncharacterized protein LOC127906875 — protein MRKPSCCISESSCCISKPSCCISKPSCCISEPSCCISEPSCCISEPLCCISKPSCCISEPSCCISEPSCCISKPLCCISEPSCCISKPSCCISESSCCISEPSCCISKPSCCISKPSCCISKPSCCISKPSCCISKPSCCISESSCCISESSCCISEPSCCISKPSCCISKPSCCISKPSCCISESSCCISESSCCISEPSCCISKPSCCISKPSCCISKPSCCISKPSCCISESSCCISESSCCISKPSCCISKPSCCISKPSCCISKPSCCISKPSCCISKPSCCISKPSCCITETAFLRWQRLRSCVSGDCVPALAETALLQTAFLRWQRLRSCVGRDCVPALAETAFLRWRRLRSCVSGDCVPALAETAFLRWQRLRSCVGRDCVPALAETAFLRWQRLRSCVSGDCVPALAETAFLRWRRLRSCVSGDCVPALEETAFLRWQGLRSCVSGDCVPVLAETAFLRWRRLRSCRRLRSCVSGDCVPALAETALLRWRRLRSCVSGDCVPALAETAFLRWQRLRSCVGGDCVPALAETAFLR, from the exons ATGCG TAAACCATCATGTTGTATTAGTGAATCATCATGTTGTATTAGTAAACCATCATGTTGTATTAGTAAACCATCATGTTGTATTAGTGAACCATCATGTTGTATTAGTGAACCATCATGTTGTATTAGTGAACCATTATGTTGTATTAGTAAACCATCATGTTGTATTAGTGAACCATCATGTTGTATTAGTGAACCATCATGTTGTATTAGTAAACCATTGTGTTGTATTAGTGAACCATCATGTTGTATTAGTAAACCATCATGTTGTATTAGTGAATCATCATGTTGTATTAGTGAACCATCATGTTGTATTAGTAAACCATCATGTTGTATTAGTAAACCATCATGTTGTATTAGTAAACCATCATGTTGTATTAGTAAACCATCATGTTGTATTAGTAAACCATCATGTTGTATTAGTGAATCATCATGTTGTATTAGTGAATCATCATGTTGTATTAGTGAACCATCATGTTGTATTAGTAAACCATCATGTTGTATTAGTAAACCATCATGTTGTATTAGTAAACCATCATGTTGTATTAGTGAATCATCATGTTGTATTAGTGAATCATCATGTTGTATTAGTGAACCATCATGTTGTATTAGTAAACCATCATGTTGTATTAGTAAACCATCATGTTGTATTAGTAAACCATCATGTTGTATTAGTAAACCATCATGTTGTATTAGTGAATCATCATGTTGTATTAGTGAATCATCATGTTGTATTAGTAAACCATCATGTTGTATTAGTAAACCATCATGTTGTATTAGTAAACCATCATGTTGTATTAGTAAACCATCATGTTGTATTAGTAAACCATCATGTTGTATTAGTAAACCATCATGTTGTATTAGTAAACCATCATGTTGTATTA CGGAGACTGCGTTCCTGCGTTGGCAGAGACTGCGCTCCTGCGTTAGCGGAGACTGCGTTCCTGCGTTGGCGGAGACTGCGCTCCTGC AGACTGCGTTCCTGCGTTGGCAGAGACTGCGTTCCTGCGTTGGCAGAGACTGCGTTCCTGCGTTGGCAGAGACTGCGTTCCTGCGTTGGCGGAGACTGCGTTCCTGCGTTAGCGGAGACTGCGTTCCTGCGTTGGCGGAGACTGCGTTCCTGCGTTGGCAGAGACTGCGTTCCTGCGTTGGCAGAGACTGCGTTCCTGCGTTGGCAGAGACTGCGTTCCTGCGTTGGCAGAGACTGCGTTCCTGCGTTAGCGGAGACTGCGTTCCTGCGTTAGCGGAGACTGCGTTCCTGCGTTGGCGGAGACTGCGTTCCTGCGTTAGCGGAGACTGCGTTCCTGCGTTAGAGGAGACTGCGTTCCTGCGTTGGCAGGGACTGCGTTCCTGCGTTAGCGGAGACTGCGTTCCTGTGTTGGCGGAGACTGCGTTCCTGCGTTGGCGGAGACTGCGTTCCTGC CGGAGACTGCGTTCCTGCGTTAGCGGAGACTGCGTTCCTGCGTTGGCGGAGACTGCGCTCCTGCGTTGGCGGAGACTGCGTTCCTGCGTTAGCGGAGACTGCGTTCCTGCGTTAGCGGAGACTGCGTTCCTGCGTTGGCAGAGACTGCGTTCCTGCGTTGGCGGAGACTGCGTTCCTGCGTTAGCGGAGACTGCGTTCCTGCGTTAG